In a single window of the Candidatus Margulisiibacteriota bacterium genome:
- the alaS gene encoding alanine--tRNA ligase has translation MKAGDIRTKFLKYFGDRSHSVIAGSSLIPKDPTVLLTMAGMLQFKPIFLGLEKPAHSRATTAQKCVRTNDIENVGQTARHHTFFEMLGNFSFGDYFKKEAVAFAWELLTKEFNIDKSRLYIAVYEKDAESEDIWKKDMGVPAGRLIRLGEDNNFWSAGPTGPCGPCSEIYYDLGQEQGCGKKECAPGCDCDRFLEIWNLVFMEFNRDESGTLTPLPKKNIDTGMGLERIASVLQDVKTNFDTDLFREMLKEIRIRSGKDSVITQVSQRVIADHVRAAVHLISDGLTPANEGRNYILRRILRRALLHGKKLGIASPFLNELSQIQIGSDKGFYPELEKNAALIKKTILDEEVSFGRTIEQGASQLEAMIKRASSGIIKGSDAFKLYDTYGFPLELTKEVAKERGFSVDQAGFEKEMGRQKETSRSHASKKFALGKIPQVKGYPSTVFTGYDETETEALVLGTIDGYLILDRSPFYVESGGQDSDRGTIIVEKNALEVSSLIKTAEGVILHGISGDLIPAKGEKVRAAVDKQIRSLISAHHTSTHLLHRALQEVAGSSAQQKGSSVTSEKFRFDFVSGSQIRSEDLKKLEDIVNEKIKEALPVKTEVTSLEEAKKAGAKALFGEKYAGTVRMIRIGDFSLELCGGTHVKNTSEIALFRIVKESAVSAGIRRIEAVSGRAALAYEEARKEEESRKAQEAGQKEKAKLQAAALEKESALKAAELAENRESIGGANFVFGLFRGYDHSILKSMTDIIKSSVPCALVLLSSVAEEDNKVSMVAAASLEAAKRGLSADKLLKAVLSTTGGRGGGKELLAQGGFTDSSKAQEIKRAALEFINKNANPGD, from the coding sequence GTGAAAGCAGGCGACATCAGGACAAAATTCCTCAAATACTTTGGCGACCGCTCGCATAGCGTTATTGCCGGTTCCTCTCTAATACCAAAAGACCCAACGGTGCTTTTGACCATGGCGGGAATGCTCCAGTTCAAGCCGATCTTCCTGGGTCTTGAAAAGCCTGCGCACTCAAGAGCGACAACGGCACAAAAATGCGTCCGCACCAACGACATCGAAAATGTGGGGCAAACCGCCAGACATCACACTTTTTTTGAGATGCTCGGCAATTTTTCGTTCGGGGACTACTTCAAGAAGGAAGCGGTCGCTTTTGCCTGGGAACTTTTGACAAAGGAGTTCAACATAGACAAAAGCAGGCTGTATATTGCCGTCTACGAAAAAGACGCCGAGTCAGAAGATATCTGGAAAAAGGACATGGGCGTCCCGGCCGGGCGCTTGATCAGGCTGGGCGAGGACAACAATTTCTGGTCCGCCGGCCCCACGGGCCCATGCGGCCCCTGTTCCGAGATCTACTATGATCTGGGGCAGGAGCAGGGCTGCGGCAAAAAGGAATGCGCCCCGGGCTGCGACTGCGACAGGTTCCTTGAGATCTGGAACCTGGTGTTCATGGAATTTAACCGGGACGAAAGCGGCACACTTACGCCTCTCCCAAAAAAGAACATCGATACGGGAATGGGGCTTGAGAGAATAGCCTCGGTGCTCCAGGATGTCAAGACAAACTTTGACACCGACCTGTTCCGGGAAATGCTCAAAGAGATCCGCATTAGGTCCGGCAAAGACTCTGTCATAACCCAGGTTTCCCAGCGCGTTATCGCCGACCATGTAAGGGCAGCGGTCCATCTTATAAGCGACGGGCTAACCCCGGCAAACGAGGGCAGGAATTACATACTGAGGCGCATCCTGAGAAGGGCCCTGCTTCACGGCAAAAAGCTCGGGATAGCCTCCCCGTTTTTGAACGAACTGTCGCAAATACAGATAGGTTCGGACAAAGGTTTTTATCCGGAACTGGAAAAGAATGCAGCGCTAATAAAGAAGACGATCCTGGATGAAGAGGTCAGCTTTGGGCGGACCATAGAGCAGGGGGCCTCTCAGCTTGAAGCCATGATAAAGAGGGCATCTTCCGGCATCATTAAGGGCAGCGATGCTTTCAAGCTCTACGATACTTACGGGTTTCCGCTGGAACTTACAAAAGAAGTTGCAAAGGAAAGAGGCTTTTCGGTTGACCAGGCGGGTTTTGAAAAAGAGATGGGACGCCAGAAAGAGACCAGCAGGTCGCATGCATCAAAAAAATTCGCTCTGGGAAAGATACCTCAGGTAAAAGGCTATCCTTCCACTGTCTTTACGGGCTATGATGAGACTGAAACGGAGGCCCTTGTACTGGGGACTATAGACGGCTATCTTATACTTGACCGCAGCCCCTTTTATGTCGAATCCGGAGGACAGGACAGCGACAGAGGAACTATCATAGTAGAAAAGAACGCTCTGGAAGTGAGTTCTTTGATAAAGACAGCGGAGGGTGTCATTCTGCACGGCATATCAGGCGATCTTATTCCGGCAAAAGGGGAAAAGGTAAGAGCGGCGGTGGACAAGCAGATCAGATCGCTCATTTCCGCGCACCACACCTCCACACATCTTCTTCACCGCGCTCTGCAGGAAGTAGCCGGCAGCTCCGCTCAACAAAAAGGCTCTTCGGTAACATCCGAAAAGTTCAGGTTCGACTTTGTGAGCGGTTCCCAGATAAGGTCGGAAGACCTTAAAAAGCTCGAGGATATCGTAAACGAAAAAATAAAAGAGGCTCTCCCGGTCAAAACCGAGGTAACATCCCTTGAGGAGGCAAAAAAGGCCGGAGCAAAAGCCCTGTTCGGGGAAAAATATGCCGGCACCGTCAGGATGATAAGGATAGGGGACTTTAGCCTTGAGCTGTGCGGAGGCACACATGTCAAGAATACCTCCGAGATCGCTTTGTTCAGGATAGTAAAGGAAAGCGCCGTTTCTGCCGGCATACGCAGGATAGAGGCTGTCAGCGGCAGAGCGGCTCTCGCATACGAAGAAGCAAGAAAAGAGGAAGAAAGCAGAAAGGCGCAGGAGGCCGGACAAAAGGAAAAAGCAAAGCTGCAGGCCGCCGCACTTGAAAAAGAAAGCGCCTTAAAGGCCGCTGAACTTGCGGAGAACAGAGAAAGCATCGGTGGTGCCAATTTTGTTTTCGGGCTTTTCAGAGGATATGACCACTCGATCTTGAAGAGCATGACCGACATCATAAAGAGCAGCGTCCCGTGCGCTCTGGTGCTTCTGTCAAGCGTTGCGGAAGAGGATAACAAGGTGAGCATGGTTGCTGCGGCCTCTTTGGAAGCTGCAAAAAGAGGGCTTTCAGCCGATAAACTGCTCAAAGCGGTGCTTTCTACAACAGGAGGCAGAGGCGGAGGAAAAGAACTGCTGGCGCAGGGAGGCTTTACCGACTCGTCAAAAGCGCAGGAGATAAAGCGGGCCGCACTGGAGTTCATAAACAAAAATGCGAACCCTGGGGATTGA
- the ruvX gene encoding Holliday junction resolvase RuvX, with translation MRTLGIDLGNKRVGIAVSDPLGLTAQPLEVFPNNRGLIKKIREICREKEVSLIILGLPRSLSGELNDAAQKASAFSEKLKKELGIPVELYDERFSTSIAWNNFRQTGVSQKKGRGSIDKMAAAVILSDYLDRKRNEGNKTGI, from the coding sequence ATGCGAACCCTGGGGATTGATCTAGGCAATAAGAGGGTGGGAATAGCGGTATCCGACCCGCTTGGCCTTACAGCACAGCCGCTGGAAGTATTTCCCAATAACAGAGGGCTTATTAAAAAGATCAGGGAGATCTGCAGAGAAAAAGAGGTTTCTTTGATCATTCTTGGTCTTCCCAGGAGCCTTTCGGGAGAGCTCAACGATGCGGCGCAAAAGGCCTCCGCGTTCTCGGAAAAACTAAAAAAAGAGCTTGGTATACCGGTAGAGCTTTATGATGAGAGGTTTTCAACCTCTATAGCCTGGAACAACTTTAGGCAAACAGGGGTGTCTCAGAAAAAGGGCAGGGGCTCCATAGACAAAATGGCGGCCGCGGTCATATTATCGGACTACCTGGACAGGAAAAGAAATGAAGGAAATAAAACAGGTATTTGA
- the mltG gene encoding endolytic transglycosylase MltG, translated as MKEIKQVFDPMPPVPTLRARLHLGETNRSRAFRLRHLINPWMLTGLTVFLFFLFLADTLLHSKNMFDVTPVRVQIPDNSSAREIGQLLFLSGISDRPSSFLVAAKLLNLDSRLKAGNYYFSPSMTNYSILTQLSQGRVRAGEVRLTVPEGSSIYRISKILASSGVWLDRPFNEEALQPAGDKLKQGHVFLASNTTRSLEGYLFPDTYFISANMKTQDLISMMLGRFEEVVLPVWRSSRIKKYTLHQVLTMASIVEKEAETDLERPIIASVFYNRLESGMALRADPTVKYAIPNPTKRVTYSDLKYPSPYNTYLNKGLPPGPICNPGLKSILAAIHPAKTNYIYFVSNGDGTHTFSVDWQGHERAVKKFRNLSK; from the coding sequence ATGAAGGAAATAAAACAGGTATTTGACCCAATGCCACCGGTCCCGACGCTAAGGGCTCGGCTCCATTTGGGAGAAACGAACCGGAGCCGAGCCTTTAGGCTCAGGCATCTAATAAATCCTTGGATGCTAACCGGCCTGACCGTCTTTTTGTTCTTTCTCTTTCTTGCCGATACACTCTTGCACTCAAAAAACATGTTCGATGTTACTCCTGTTAGGGTACAGATACCCGATAATTCATCCGCAAGGGAGATCGGACAACTGCTTTTTCTGTCGGGCATAAGCGACAGGCCTTCTTCCTTCCTTGTGGCCGCAAAATTGCTCAACCTTGACTCCAGATTAAAGGCGGGCAACTACTATTTCAGCCCTTCTATGACCAATTATTCAATACTAACGCAGCTTTCACAGGGAAGGGTGCGGGCAGGAGAGGTAAGGCTAACCGTGCCGGAGGGGAGTTCGATCTACAGGATATCAAAGATACTTGCTTCTTCCGGGGTTTGGCTGGATAGGCCTTTTAACGAGGAGGCCTTGCAGCCGGCAGGAGACAAACTAAAGCAGGGCCATGTTTTCCTTGCTTCCAACACAACAAGGTCTTTGGAGGGATACTTGTTCCCGGACACTTATTTTATTTCCGCCAATATGAAGACGCAGGATCTAATTTCCATGATGCTTGGCCGCTTTGAAGAAGTGGTCCTGCCCGTATGGAGGTCTTCGAGGATAAAAAAGTACACTCTGCATCAGGTACTGACCATGGCCTCCATAGTGGAAAAAGAGGCCGAGACCGATCTTGAGAGGCCCATAATAGCATCCGTTTTTTATAACCGGCTGGAAAGCGGCATGGCGCTGAGGGCGGACCCCACAGTTAAATACGCTATCCCTAATCCCACAAAAAGGGTCACCTACAGCGACCTGAAGTATCCTTCGCCTTATAACACATATCTCAATAAAGGGCTTCCTCCGGGCCCCATTTGCAATCCGGGGCTTAAGTCCATCCTTGCCGCCATCCATCCGGCAAAGACAAACTACATCTATTTTGTCTCAAACGGGGACGGCACTCATACTTTCTCGGTGGATTGGCAGGGTCACGAGCGCGCGGTGAAAAAATTCAGGAATCTGTCAAAATGA
- the guaA gene encoding glutamine-hydrolyzing GMP synthase, translating into MKKHDLIVVLDFGAQYSMLIARRVRECNVYSEVLPYSTPLEELKKREVKGIILSGGPNSVYDKDAPKLDPRIWESGIPILGICYGMQLMAKELGGEVKAADAKEYGKTPLNIDDHTNLFAGLPLQINCWMSHGDSVEKVPEGFKMMAHSLNTPTAAIGNIEKKLYAVQFHPEVIHTEHGDEIIKNFVYIICNCQATWTTKSFIERQTEKIRSTVGKNKILCALSGGVDSTTVAVLVHRAVGDQLTCMFIDQGFMRKDEAKKIKEMFEKHFKIKIIYIDASEKFYEKLKGVTDPEKKRHIIGNEFIYTFEAEAKKLGAIPFLAQGTLYPDVIESAFKGSGKSASTAARIKTHHNVGGLPEKMKFKLIEPLRKLFKDEVRKLGREMGIAEEIISRQPFPGPGLAIRIIGELNRDRVRILQDVDDIVVTEIKKAGFYNKVWQSFAVLLPIRTVGVMGDKRTYLNTIAIRAVTSNDAMTADWAKLPYELLEKISSRIINETPEINRVVYDISSKPPSTIEWE; encoded by the coding sequence ATGAAAAAGCACGACCTCATAGTAGTCCTTGACTTTGGCGCGCAGTACAGCATGCTGATAGCAAGAAGGGTCCGCGAGTGCAATGTTTATTCGGAGGTGCTCCCCTACTCAACCCCGCTCGAAGAATTGAAGAAAAGAGAAGTGAAAGGGATAATCCTTTCGGGCGGTCCCAACAGTGTCTATGACAAGGATGCTCCAAAGTTGGACCCGAGGATATGGGAAAGCGGCATTCCGATTCTGGGTATCTGCTACGGGATGCAGCTGATGGCAAAAGAACTCGGAGGAGAGGTCAAAGCTGCTGATGCCAAAGAATACGGCAAAACCCCCCTCAACATCGATGATCATACCAATCTTTTTGCGGGGCTTCCTCTGCAGATAAACTGCTGGATGAGCCACGGAGACAGCGTGGAAAAGGTGCCGGAAGGTTTTAAGATGATGGCGCATTCACTAAACACCCCCACGGCCGCGATCGGCAATATCGAAAAGAAGCTCTATGCGGTACAGTTCCATCCGGAGGTCATTCATACAGAGCACGGAGACGAGATAATAAAGAATTTTGTCTATATAATCTGCAACTGCCAGGCAACCTGGACCACCAAATCCTTTATCGAGCGCCAGACCGAAAAGATACGCTCTACCGTCGGTAAAAACAAGATACTCTGCGCCCTTTCCGGAGGGGTCGATTCTACCACTGTGGCAGTTCTTGTCCACAGAGCCGTCGGCGACCAGCTGACCTGCATGTTCATAGACCAGGGCTTTATGAGGAAGGATGAGGCCAAAAAGATAAAAGAGATGTTTGAAAAGCATTTTAAGATAAAGATAATCTACATAGACGCTTCGGAAAAGTTTTATGAAAAGCTTAAAGGCGTCACTGACCCGGAAAAAAAACGCCACATAATCGGCAACGAGTTCATTTACACGTTCGAAGCAGAAGCCAAAAAACTTGGGGCCATTCCGTTTCTTGCCCAGGGAACGCTTTATCCTGATGTGATAGAGAGCGCTTTTAAGGGCTCAGGCAAGTCCGCTTCAACGGCTGCCAGAATAAAGACCCACCACAATGTCGGCGGCCTTCCCGAAAAGATGAAGTTCAAACTTATTGAACCATTGAGGAAACTGTTCAAGGATGAGGTTAGAAAACTCGGCAGAGAGATGGGTATTGCCGAAGAAATAATCTCGCGGCAGCCGTTCCCCGGACCAGGGCTTGCCATAAGGATAATAGGCGAACTTAACCGGGACAGGGTTAGGATACTTCAGGATGTTGATGACATAGTTGTCACGGAAATAAAAAAGGCGGGGTTTTACAATAAGGTCTGGCAGTCCTTTGCGGTACTGCTTCCCATACGAACCGTCGGGGTCATGGGCGACAAAAGGACCTATCTTAACACTATCGCGATCCGCGCTGTGACCTCTAATGACGCCATGACCGCGGACTGGGCCAAACTGCCGTATGAACTCCTTGAAAAAATATCAAGCCGCATAATAAATGAAACGCCCGAGATAAACCGCGTGGTGTATGATATATCCTCAAAGCCGCCCTCGACCATAGAGTGGGAATAG
- a CDS encoding GuaB3 family IMP dehydrogenase-related protein, translated as MEIELGFGKKVRRAYGFDEIALVPSLATIETDDVETKTSIGSLKLDIPIIASAMDSVVDPSTAAMMSQFGGLGVLNLQGVQTRYEDANKVLDEIAAASKGDYVPLMQRLYEKPVKKELIEKRIQEIKAKKGVAAVSVTPQAAEEYGKIAASAGADVVVIQATVVSTKHKAKNFKPLDVAKFCAGTKVPVIIGNCVTYDVALELMETGISGLLVGIGPGSACTSRGVLGIGVPMATTIADCAAARDAYFKKTGRYVSVIGDGGMVVGGDICKAIACGADAVMIGSPLTKAKEAPGRGFHWGMATPNALLPRGTRIKVGTIGTLKEILLGPAKYDDGSENFVGALKTSMGTLGAANIKEMQKVEIVIAPSILTEGKVFQKAQSLGMYK; from the coding sequence ATGGAAATAGAGTTAGGTTTCGGGAAAAAAGTCAGAAGGGCTTACGGGTTTGACGAGATAGCGCTGGTGCCGTCGCTGGCAACGATAGAAACCGATGATGTCGAGACAAAGACTTCTATAGGAAGCCTTAAACTGGATATCCCTATAATAGCTTCTGCCATGGATTCCGTGGTGGACCCTAGTACAGCCGCGATGATGAGCCAGTTCGGCGGCCTTGGGGTCCTTAACCTTCAGGGCGTCCAGACCAGATATGAAGATGCTAACAAGGTCCTGGATGAGATCGCGGCAGCCTCAAAAGGAGACTATGTTCCCCTCATGCAAAGGCTCTACGAAAAGCCGGTCAAAAAAGAACTTATAGAGAAACGAATACAGGAGATCAAGGCCAAAAAAGGCGTAGCCGCGGTTTCTGTTACTCCACAGGCGGCGGAAGAGTACGGGAAAATAGCGGCCTCTGCCGGAGCAGATGTGGTGGTCATTCAGGCTACGGTCGTCTCAACCAAGCACAAGGCAAAAAACTTCAAGCCTCTTGATGTTGCCAAATTCTGCGCGGGCACAAAGGTCCCTGTTATCATAGGGAATTGCGTCACCTATGATGTTGCGCTGGAACTGATGGAGACCGGGATCTCCGGACTTTTGGTCGGCATCGGCCCGGGCTCTGCCTGCACTTCCAGAGGCGTGCTGGGTATCGGGGTCCCTATGGCTACTACTATCGCGGATTGCGCCGCCGCAAGGGATGCTTATTTCAAAAAAACAGGCAGATATGTCAGCGTTATAGGCGACGGAGGGATGGTGGTCGGAGGGGATATCTGTAAAGCCATTGCCTGCGGGGCCGATGCGGTGATGATCGGATCGCCTCTTACCAAGGCTAAGGAGGCCCCTGGCAGAGGCTTTCACTGGGGCATGGCAACTCCCAACGCTCTTCTTCCGAGAGGAACAAGAATAAAAGTCGGAACTATCGGAACATTAAAAGAGATCCTTCTCGGCCCTGCAAAATATGATGACGGATCTGAAAACTTTGTCGGCGCTTTAAAGACCTCTATGGGCACCCTTGGCGCGGCCAATATAAAAGAAATGCAAAAAGTTGAAATAGTAATAGCGCCTTCGATCCTTACGGAAGGCAAAGTCTTTCAAAAAGCCCAGTCGCTGGGGATGTATAAGTAG
- a CDS encoding trypsin-like peptidase domain-containing protein encodes MMKLKKYSPYVLVLLIGIFTGGLYVQLSQALDKPVQEPVQAPYSSGIAASVSPNETIADIVEKVGGAVVNIDVVKMQHQQVFNPFKDFEQHFGFQIDPRARDLFEDRVIPVKGAGSGFIIDNKGHVLTNAHVVKGADKIKVTLRDGRSLDAKVIGLDSNIDLAVLKLDKPSGLPFMRMGDSSKLRPGQWIIAIGNPYGFSNTVTAGIVSATGRALDGIGKKNLIQTDAAINPGNSGGPLINIQGEVVGVNVAVAAGAQGIGFAIPVNAAKEVLDELITRGKVVRPWIGIYMRDVDQQVADYMSLPVAEGVIVMQVVKDSPAGKAGLKQYDVIRTVNGKKLNSASELSELIKSQKPGSRLTLSVYSDGKMKTLSISVGEMPAQ; translated from the coding sequence ATGATGAAGCTGAAGAAGTATTCGCCTTATGTTCTTGTTCTGCTCATAGGGATATTTACAGGAGGGCTTTATGTGCAGTTGTCCCAGGCTTTGGACAAACCCGTGCAGGAGCCCGTTCAGGCGCCTTATTCCTCAGGCATAGCAGCCTCAGTTTCACCCAACGAGACTATCGCTGACATTGTAGAAAAGGTCGGCGGCGCGGTCGTAAATATAGATGTGGTTAAGATGCAGCACCAGCAGGTCTTTAATCCCTTTAAGGATTTTGAACAACATTTCGGTTTCCAGATAGATCCAAGAGCAAGGGACCTTTTTGAGGACCGCGTCATTCCCGTAAAAGGCGCCGGTTCAGGGTTCATTATTGACAATAAGGGGCATGTTCTGACCAATGCCCATGTGGTAAAAGGCGCCGACAAGATAAAGGTGACGCTAAGGGACGGGCGTTCACTTGATGCCAAAGTTATAGGTCTTGATTCCAATATCGATCTCGCAGTCCTTAAACTTGACAAGCCTTCAGGTCTTCCCTTTATGCGAATGGGCGATTCCTCAAAACTGCGCCCGGGACAGTGGATAATAGCCATCGGAAATCCTTACGGGTTCAGTAATACCGTGACGGCAGGTATTGTCAGCGCTACAGGCAGAGCTCTTGACGGGATAGGAAAGAAGAACTTGATACAGACCGATGCCGCGATCAACCCGGGAAACAGCGGAGGTCCGCTGATCAATATACAGGGGGAAGTTGTGGGAGTTAATGTGGCGGTGGCAGCGGGCGCCCAGGGAATAGGCTTTGCCATACCGGTCAACGCGGCAAAGGAAGTCCTTGACGAACTTATTACCCGGGGAAAAGTGGTCCGCCCCTGGATAGGCATTTACATGAGGGATGTTGATCAGCAGGTGGCTGATTATATGAGCCTGCCGGTGGCAGAAGGCGTAATTGTCATGCAGGTGGTTAAGGACAGCCCAGCAGGCAAGGCCGGGCTCAAGCAATATGATGTGATAAGGACCGTGAACGGAAAAAAACTCAATAGCGCTTCGGAGCTTTCGGAACTCATCAAGTCCCAAAAACCCGGCAGCAGATTAACTCTTTCTGTCTATTCTGACGGGAAGATGAAGACTTTGTCGATCAGCGTGGGAGAAATGCCTGCTCAATAG
- a CDS encoding type II toxin-antitoxin system MqsA family antitoxin → MYNKSKIRMFSKKADEIYEKLNPGLCSACGGHLYFERVSLDYNEDGRIYVIDDVPAFVCESCGEIWIPKPVVEELEKLVKAYSASQKNQADGEKEPLLNG, encoded by the coding sequence ATGTATAATAAATCAAAAATCAGGATGTTCTCGAAAAAAGCGGACGAAATCTATGAGAAACTGAACCCCGGATTGTGCAGCGCCTGCGGGGGTCATTTATATTTTGAACGGGTTTCTCTGGATTACAACGAGGACGGCAGGATATATGTAATAGACGATGTCCCGGCCTTTGTTTGCGAGTCGTGCGGGGAGATATGGATACCCAAGCCCGTGGTAGAAGAGCTGGAAAAACTGGTCAAGGCGTATTCCGCGTCCCAAAAAAACCAGGCTGACGGTGAAAAAGAGCCGCTGCTCAACGGGTGA
- a CDS encoding vWA domain-containing protein, with translation MKKILFSLFIFVSLIAVAATTGCSVITSTTDATGTDPGRVTTPLAAVSGSATKSGTSFTINLSSIIVGGTPVEGLGASRFKVFIGGVATPDSTYTPVATTITATSASKIDMVFIMDNTGSMSSRIKSVKDSISAFAASLEASGADVKFGVVSFGDTPSEQSDLPLPATAEAVSSWLDALAGVGGGDIPENPLDSIMYANDNFTWRSGAQKVFIVIIDTSAHQAGDGSAFTTRTLASVEASLSGNATVYVVSPKLDSGSGPDGYTSTADMRWLADGYGWFSGVTSTTYGSTRPYTGTGGKWIELAASGVIDLTTLGISTTVTKGYTLAFTYTPGATGVYYIHVLVDTNGDGVWDSDGLITITVSTLSSRWLPNGELSNAAEKITGPKSN, from the coding sequence ATGAAAAAGATTCTCTTTTCTTTATTCATCTTTGTTTCATTGATAGCAGTGGCGGCAACGACCGGTTGCAGCGTTATCACCTCGACCACGGATGCCACAGGCACAGATCCTGGTAGAGTGACCACCCCTTTGGCGGCTGTTTCAGGTTCCGCGACAAAATCGGGCACCTCTTTCACGATCAATCTGAGCTCGATCATAGTCGGAGGAACTCCCGTAGAAGGGCTTGGGGCCTCAAGGTTCAAGGTGTTCATAGGAGGAGTTGCAACTCCGGATTCCACCTACACACCGGTCGCAACGACCATCACTGCCACTTCAGCGAGCAAGATAGACATGGTGTTCATCATGGACAACACCGGAAGCATGTCCAGCAGGATAAAATCCGTAAAGGACAGCATTTCGGCCTTTGCAGCCTCACTTGAGGCCAGCGGAGCCGATGTTAAGTTCGGTGTCGTTTCCTTTGGCGACACGCCAAGCGAGCAATCCGACCTTCCGCTTCCTGCAACAGCAGAGGCGGTAAGCTCCTGGCTGGATGCACTAGCAGGTGTTGGCGGCGGTGATATCCCCGAGAATCCGCTTGACTCCATAATGTATGCGAATGACAACTTTACATGGAGAAGCGGAGCTCAAAAGGTGTTTATCGTCATCATAGACACCAGCGCGCACCAAGCAGGGGACGGCTCGGCCTTTACAACAAGGACTCTCGCTTCCGTAGAAGCCTCTCTGTCAGGAAATGCTACAGTATATGTCGTGAGTCCAAAACTGGATTCCGGTTCTGGACCGGACGGATACACAAGTACTGCCGACATGAGATGGCTTGCGGACGGTTACGGCTGGTTCTCCGGGGTCACGTCAACGACCTACGGATCCACCAGGCCCTATACCGGGACCGGCGGCAAATGGATAGAACTGGCTGCCTCGGGGGTCATAGACCTTACGACGCTGGGCATTTCAACGACCGTTACCAAGGGCTACACTCTGGCGTTCACATACACGCCGGGGGCAACAGGAGTGTATTACATACACGTGCTTGTTGATACCAACGGCGACGGCGTCTGGGATTCCGACGGTCTGATCACGATCACTGTTTCCACCCTGAGCAGCAGATGGCTGCCCAACGGAGAACTCTCCAACGCGGCAGAAAAGATCACAGGGCCAAAGAGCAACTGA
- a CDS encoding ORF6N domain-containing protein — protein sequence MSGIVKKGCRSVEKPNKFDISTENIRQCILLIRSQKVMLDSDLAVLYGIRTKELNKAVFRNRKRFPSDFMLRLTKIEHSSLRFQIGTSKRGGRRYLPYVFTEQGIAMLSSVLNSERAIRVNILIMRAFVKLRNIIYAHKEMERKLLELESRIDKHDKGILTLFDAIRQIMKEETKPKSSIGFLRD from the coding sequence TTAAAAAAGGGTGCCGAAGTGTTGAAAAACCCAACAAGTTTGACATTTCAACAGAGAATATCAGACAGTGTATTCTGCTAATAAGAAGCCAAAAGGTCATGCTTGATAGCGACCTTGCTGTCCTGTATGGAATAAGAACAAAAGAGCTGAACAAGGCCGTGTTTCGCAACAGAAAAAGATTCCCCTCTGATTTTATGCTGCGCTTAACAAAAATAGAGCACTCTTCTTTGAGGTTCCAAATTGGAACCTCAAAACGCGGCGGTAGGCGTTACCTGCCTTATGTTTTTACCGAACAGGGTATCGCCATGTTGTCCAGTGTTTTGAACAGCGAAAGGGCTATTCGAGTAAATATCCTTATAATGAGAGCGTTTGTAAAATTGAGGAACATTATTTATGCTCACAAAGAAATGGAAAGGAAGCTTCTAGAACTCGAATCCCGGATCGACAAGCATGATAAAGGCATTTTAACGCTTTTTGACGCAATAAGACAGATAATGAAAGAAGAGACAAAACCAAAATCAAGTATAGGCTTTTTGAGAGATTAG